Proteins encoded in a region of the Zea mays cultivar B73 chromosome 2, Zm-B73-REFERENCE-NAM-5.0, whole genome shotgun sequence genome:
- the LOC103649648 gene encoding anthocyanidin 3-O-glucosyltransferase 2, whose amino-acid sequence MATPTVVLLPVWGAGHLMPMLEAGKRLLGSVGGGRALSVTVLVMRPPTEHEARGLESVIRRAEEAAAGLDVRFHRLPGVEAPAGCAGPVEFISRVVELHAPHVRAAVAGLACPVAALLLDLFCTPLLDVARDLVAPAVPPPAYVYFTCSAAALSFFLRLPAMCDEVAGEFGDMDGAADIPGLPPVPPLALPTPIMRRELPECKWYAYHGRRFADADGILVNTAAELEPGVLSAIARRGAGCPAAPALYPVGPVVSFAPPTEPPHPCVRWLETQPAASVVLLCFGSRGFFGAAQAREVARGLERSGHRFLWVLRGPPAPGTWSPVDADLAELLPEGFVERTRGRGLVWPAAVPQKEVLAHAAVGGFVTHCGWNSVLESLWFGVPMVPWPLYAEQHLNAFTLVAAMGVAVAMDVDRRRGNFVEAAELERAVRALMGGDNEEGRKAREKAAEMQAGCRKAVEDGGSSTATLTKLSNALCRND is encoded by the coding sequence ATGGCAACCCCGACCGTCGTCTTGCTTCCCGTCTGGGGCGCCGGCCACCTCATGCCCATGCTAGAAGCGGGCAAGCGGCTGCTGGGCAGCGTTGGCGGGGGGCGCGCGCTCTCGGTGACAGTGCTGGTCATGCGGCCGCCGACGGAGCATGAGGCGCGCGGGCTCGAGAGCGTCATACGCCGGGCGGAGGAGGCGGCCGCGGGCCTCGACGTGCGCTTCCACCGCCTCCCCGGCGTGGAGGCCCCGGCGGGGTGCGCGGGCCCCGTGGAGTTCATCTCCCGGGTCGTGGAGCTGCACGCGCCGCACGTGAGGGCGGCCGTGGCGGGCCTGGCGTGCCCCGTGGCCGCGCTGCTGCTCGACCTCTTCTGCACCCCGCTGCTCGACGTGGCCCGCGATCTGGTGGCCCCCGCCGTGCCGCCGCCGGCGTACGTGTACTTCACCTGCAGCGCCGCGGCGCTCTCCTTCTTCCTGCGCCTGCCGGCGATGTGCGACGAGGTGGCCGGCGAGTTCGGCGACATGGACGGCGCGGCCGACATCCCGGGGCTGCCCCCCGTGCCGCCGCTCGCCCTCCCGACGCCGATCATGCGGAGGGAGCTGCCCGAGTGCAAGTGGTACGCGTACCACGGCAGGCGGTTCGCGGACGCCGACGGCATCCTCGTCAACACGGCCGCCGAGCTGGAGCCGGGCGTGCTCTCCGCCATCGCCAGGCGCGGGGCCGGCTGCCCTGCTGCCCCGGCGCTGTACCCGGTCGGCCCGGTCGTCTCGTTCGCCCCGCCGACCGAGCCGCCGCACCCGTGCGTGCGGTGGCTGGAGACGCAGCCCGCGGCGTCCGTCGTCCTCCTCTGCTTCGGGAGCAGGGGGTTCTTCGGCGCGGCGCAGGCGCGCGAGGTCGCCCGCGGCCTGGAGCGCAGCGGCCACCGCTTCCTCTGGGTGCTGCGCGGCCCGCCGGCGCCAGGGACGTGGAGCCCCGTGGACGCGGACCTGGCGGAGCTCCTCCCGGAGGGATTCGTCGAGCGGACACGGGGCAGGGGGCTGGTGTGGCCGGCGGCGGTCCCGCAGAAGGAGGTCCTGGCGCACGCCGCCGTGGGCGGCTTCGTCACGCACTGCGGCTGGAACTCCGTCCTCGAGAGCCTGTGGTTCGGCGTGCCCATGGTGCCCTGGCCGCTGTACGCCGAGCAGCACCTGAACGCGTTCACGCTGGTGGCCGCCATGGGCGTCGCCGTGGCCATGGACGTGGACAGGAGGAGAGGTAACTTCGTGGAGGCGGCCGAGCTTGAGCGGGCCGTCAGGGCGCTCATGGGTGGCGACAACGAGGAGGGGAGGAAGGCGAGGGAGAAGGCCGCCGAGATGCAGGCGGGGTGCCGGAAGGCCGTGGAGGATGGAGGGTCGTCGACGGCCACGCTGACGAAGCTCTCTAACGCTCTCTGTCGTAATGACTAG